The Streptomyces tendae genome has a window encoding:
- a CDS encoding PepSY domain-containing protein, giving the protein MKRNIVIAVVTAAALVGGGTATALAVAGDDDDSASVTRTDDDRDDRSGEDDDAGRAAVPGDVTAAEAVAAALKHTPGTAVSAELDDGSWEIDVLGKGDTWHSVRIAPDTGKVLGAQKDDEDDAAEVRAALKNASVTAGQAAEVAESKGRVVSVDLDDDGDDRGWDTETRASGGDEREWKVDLKSAAVTADRDDD; this is encoded by the coding sequence ATGAAGCGCAACATCGTGATCGCCGTCGTCACGGCCGCGGCTCTGGTGGGCGGGGGCACGGCGACGGCCCTCGCGGTCGCCGGGGACGACGACGACTCGGCGTCGGTGACGCGGACGGACGACGACCGCGACGACCGTTCCGGCGAGGACGACGACGCGGGGCGCGCCGCCGTCCCCGGAGACGTGACCGCCGCGGAGGCCGTCGCCGCCGCGCTCAAGCACACCCCGGGCACGGCCGTCTCCGCCGAACTGGACGACGGCTCCTGGGAGATCGACGTCCTCGGCAAGGGCGACACCTGGCACAGCGTCAGGATCGCCCCGGACACCGGCAAGGTGCTCGGCGCCCAGAAGGACGACGAGGACGACGCCGCCGAGGTGCGCGCCGCGCTGAAGAACGCCTCGGTGACGGCCGGACAGGCCGCGGAGGTGGCGGAGTCCAAGGGCAGGGTCGTCTCCGTCGACCTGGACGACGACGGGGACGACCGCGGCTGGGACACGGAGACGCGCGCCTCCGGCGGGGACGAGCGGGAGTGGAAGGTCGACCTGAAGTCCGCCGCGGTCACGGCGGACCGCGACGACGACTGA
- the mce gene encoding methylmalonyl-CoA epimerase, with protein sequence MLTRIDHIGIACFDLDKTVEFYRSTYGFEVFHSEVNEEQGVREAMLKINETSDGGASYLQLLEPTREDSTVAKWLAKNGEGVHHIAFGTADVDADAADVKEKGVRVLYEEPRRGSMGSRITFLHPKDCHGVLTELVTSAPVESSEH encoded by the coding sequence ATGCTGACGCGAATCGACCACATCGGGATCGCCTGCTTCGACCTGGACAAGACCGTGGAGTTCTACCGCTCCACCTACGGCTTCGAGGTGTTCCACTCGGAGGTCAACGAGGAGCAGGGCGTGCGCGAGGCCATGCTCAAGATCAACGAGACCTCGGACGGCGGAGCCTCCTACCTGCAGCTCCTCGAGCCGACCCGCGAGGACTCCACCGTCGCCAAGTGGCTCGCGAAGAACGGCGAGGGCGTCCACCACATCGCTTTCGGTACGGCGGATGTGGACGCGGACGCGGCCGACGTCAAGGAGAAGGGCGTACGCGTTCTGTACGAAGAGCCCCGGCGCGGCTCCATGGGGTCACGGATCACCTTCCTGCACCCGAAGGACTGCCACGGCGTACTGACAGAACTGGTCACTTCCGCGCCCGTTGAGTCGTCCGAGCACTGA
- a CDS encoding acetyl-CoA C-acetyltransferase, which translates to MTSASSASSATNGTTSVIVAGARTPMGRLLGSLKSFSGADLGGFAIKAALDRAGIGGDQVQYVIMGQVLQAGAGQIPARQAAVKAGIPMSVPALTINKVCLSGLDAIALADQLIRAGEFDVVVAGGQESMTNAPHLLPKSREGYKYGAVQVLDAMAHDGLTDSFENIAMGESTEKHNTRLGIARPEQDEIAALSHQRAAAAQKNGVFEAEITPVEIPQRKGDPVLFSKDEGIRGDTTAESLGKLRPAFAKDGTITAGSSSQISDGAAAVVVMSKAKAQELGLEWIAEIGAHGNVAGPDNSLQSQPSNAIRHALKKEGLEVSDLDLIEINEAFAAVAVQSMKDLGVSTEKVNVNGGAIALGHPIGMSGARLVLHLALELKRRGGGVGAAALCGGGGQGDALIVRVPKA; encoded by the coding sequence ATGACTTCTGCATCATCTGCATCATCCGCAACGAACGGCACGACGTCCGTCATCGTGGCGGGCGCCCGCACCCCGATGGGTCGGCTGCTCGGTTCGCTGAAGTCGTTCTCCGGAGCCGACCTCGGCGGCTTCGCGATCAAGGCCGCCCTCGACCGTGCGGGGATCGGCGGCGACCAGGTCCAGTACGTGATCATGGGACAGGTGCTCCAGGCCGGCGCGGGCCAGATCCCGGCCCGCCAGGCGGCCGTGAAGGCAGGCATCCCGATGAGCGTCCCGGCGCTCACCATCAACAAGGTCTGCCTCTCCGGCCTCGACGCCATCGCGCTGGCCGACCAGCTGATCCGCGCGGGTGAGTTCGACGTGGTCGTGGCCGGCGGCCAGGAGTCCATGACCAACGCCCCCCACCTGCTGCCCAAGTCCCGCGAGGGCTACAAGTACGGCGCGGTCCAGGTGCTCGACGCCATGGCGCACGACGGTCTGACCGACTCCTTCGAGAACATCGCCATGGGCGAGTCGACCGAGAAGCACAACACCCGTCTCGGCATCGCCCGCCCGGAGCAGGACGAGATCGCCGCCCTGTCCCACCAGCGGGCCGCCGCCGCGCAGAAGAACGGCGTCTTCGAGGCCGAGATCACCCCGGTCGAGATCCCGCAGCGCAAGGGCGACCCGGTGCTCTTCAGCAAGGACGAGGGCATCCGCGGCGACACCACCGCGGAGTCCCTCGGCAAGCTGCGCCCGGCGTTCGCCAAGGACGGCACCATCACCGCCGGCTCCTCCTCGCAGATCTCGGACGGTGCGGCGGCCGTGGTCGTGATGAGCAAGGCCAAGGCGCAGGAGCTGGGCCTGGAGTGGATCGCCGAGATCGGCGCCCACGGCAACGTGGCCGGCCCCGACAACTCGCTCCAGTCACAGCCGTCGAACGCCATCCGCCACGCCCTGAAGAAGGAGGGACTGGAGGTCTCCGACCTCGACCTGATCGAGATCAACGAGGCCTTCGCCGCGGTTGCCGTCCAGTCAATGAAGGACCTGGGTGTTTCCACCGAAAAGGTGAACGTCAACGGTGGCGCCATCGCCCTCGGCCACCCGATCGGGATGTCCGGCGCGCGGCTGGTGCTGCACCTGGCGCTGGAGCTGAAGCGGCGGGGCGGCGGCGTGGGCGCCGCGGCGCTGTGCGGTGGCGGCGGCCAGGGTGACGCGCTGATCGTACGGGTACCCAAGGCCTGA
- the scy gene encoding polarized growth protein Scy translates to MRGYESQEREPAADVDHLSRFEAEMKRLKTEREKAIQHAEDLGYQVEVLRAKLHEARRTIMSRPAYDGGDIGYQAEQLLRNAQLQADQLRADAERELSQARAQTQRILQEHAEQAARLQAELHQEAVTRRQQLDQELAERRQTVESHVNENVAWAEQLRARTEEQARRLMEETRAEREQALAAAREEAERLTAEARRRLQSDAEAARSEAEQLLRRARADAERLLNAASTQAQEATEHAEQLRTSTVSESESARRQAQELSRAAEERMAEAETALREARSEAEKVLAEAKEAAAKALSSAEAANETRTRTAKEQVARLVSEATKEAESTKADAEQLVADARAEAEKIVAEAAEKARTLTAEESATQLSKAAKTAEDVLNKASEEAKQTTRAAAEEAERIRREAEAEADRLRAEAHDIAEQLKGAAKDDTKEYRAKTVELQEEARRLRGEAEQLRADAVAEGEKIRAEARKEAVAQIEEAAKSAEELLAKAKADADELRSTAQTDSEKVRTEAIERATTLRRQAEETLERTRKEAERHRAEASEQADALKEDAERAARELREETERAVEARRAEAAEELTRLHTEAEERLAAAEQALSDAREEAERIRREASEESERLRTEAAERIRTLRQQAEQEAERLRDEAAADASASRAEGEAVAVRLRSEAAAEAERLKSEAQDSADRMRAEAQAAAERIGTEASETLAAAQEEAARRRREAEELLGAAREEADQERERAREQSEELLASARTRVEEAQAEAVRLVEEADRRATEMVSAAEQHAQQVRDSVAGLHEQAQEEIAGLRSAAEHAAERTRREAEEEADRVRTDAYAERERASEDASRLRREAREETEDAKALAERTVSEAITEADRIRSEVSEYAQRMRTEASDAVAEAEQAAARTRADAREDANRIRSDAATQADTLITEARSEAERLTEETITETDRLRTETVAEAERVRSESVAKAEKLIADATGDAERLRAEAAETVGSAQQHAERIRRDAERVKADAETEVERLVSGAREEAERTLDEARKEANKRRSEAAEQVDTLITETTAEADKLLTEAQQQALKTTADAESQADTMVGAARSEADRLVGQARVEGNSLVEKARTDADELLVGARRDATQIRERAEELRDRITTEIEELHQRARREAAETMKSAGDRCDALIKAAEEQLAKAEAKAKEIVSEANSEAGKVRIAAVKKAEGLLKEAEQKKATLVKEAEELKAEAVREARRTVEEGKRELEVLVRRREDINAEISRVQDVLEALESFEAPGGGKDNGVKAGAAAGATRTGGKSGDS, encoded by the coding sequence GTGCGGGGCTACGAGAGCCAGGAGCGAGAGCCGGCGGCTGACGTCGACCACCTCTCTCGGTTCGAAGCCGAGATGAAGCGGCTGAAGACCGAGCGGGAAAAGGCGATCCAGCACGCCGAGGACCTCGGCTACCAGGTCGAGGTGCTGCGCGCCAAGCTGCACGAGGCGCGCCGCACCATCATGTCCCGGCCCGCCTACGACGGCGGCGACATCGGCTACCAGGCCGAGCAGTTGCTCCGTAACGCGCAGCTGCAGGCCGACCAGCTGCGCGCGGACGCCGAGCGGGAGTTGAGCCAGGCGCGGGCGCAGACCCAGCGCATCCTCCAGGAGCACGCCGAGCAGGCGGCCCGTCTCCAGGCGGAGCTGCACCAGGAGGCGGTGACCCGGCGCCAGCAGCTCGACCAGGAGCTGGCCGAGCGCCGGCAGACCGTCGAGTCGCACGTCAACGAGAACGTGGCGTGGGCGGAGCAGCTGCGGGCCCGCACCGAGGAGCAGGCCCGCCGGCTGATGGAGGAGACCCGCGCCGAGCGGGAGCAGGCGCTGGCCGCCGCCCGCGAGGAGGCGGAGCGGCTCACCGCCGAGGCCCGCCGCCGGCTGCAGAGCGACGCGGAGGCGGCCCGCAGCGAGGCCGAGCAGCTGCTGCGCCGGGCCCGCGCGGACGCCGAGCGGCTGCTGAACGCCGCGTCCACGCAGGCGCAGGAGGCCACCGAGCACGCCGAGCAGCTGCGCACCTCCACGGTCAGCGAGTCGGAGTCGGCGCGCCGTCAGGCGCAGGAGCTCAGCCGGGCCGCCGAGGAGCGGATGGCCGAGGCCGAGACCGCGCTGCGCGAGGCCCGCTCCGAGGCGGAGAAGGTGCTCGCCGAGGCGAAGGAGGCCGCCGCCAAGGCGCTCTCCTCCGCCGAGGCCGCGAACGAGACGCGTACGCGCACCGCCAAGGAGCAGGTGGCGCGGCTGGTCAGCGAGGCCACCAAGGAGGCCGAGTCCACCAAGGCGGACGCCGAGCAGCTGGTCGCCGACGCCCGCGCCGAGGCCGAGAAGATCGTCGCGGAGGCCGCCGAGAAGGCCCGCACGCTCACCGCGGAGGAGTCCGCCACCCAGCTGTCCAAGGCGGCCAAGACCGCGGAGGACGTACTCAACAAGGCCTCGGAGGAGGCCAAGCAGACCACCCGCGCGGCGGCCGAGGAGGCCGAGCGGATCCGCCGGGAGGCCGAGGCCGAGGCGGACCGGCTGCGGGCCGAGGCGCACGACATCGCCGAGCAGCTCAAGGGCGCGGCGAAGGACGACACCAAGGAGTACCGCGCCAAGACGGTCGAGCTGCAGGAGGAGGCGCGCCGGCTGCGCGGCGAGGCCGAGCAGCTGCGCGCCGACGCGGTCGCCGAGGGCGAGAAGATCCGCGCGGAGGCCCGCAAGGAGGCCGTGGCGCAGATCGAGGAGGCGGCCAAGTCCGCCGAGGAGCTGCTCGCCAAGGCCAAGGCGGACGCCGACGAGCTGCGCTCCACCGCGCAGACGGACAGCGAGAAGGTCCGCACCGAGGCCATCGAGCGCGCCACGACGCTGCGCCGGCAGGCCGAGGAGACCCTGGAGCGCACCCGCAAGGAGGCCGAGCGGCACCGCGCGGAGGCCTCGGAGCAGGCCGACGCCCTCAAGGAGGACGCCGAGCGGGCCGCCCGCGAGCTGCGCGAGGAGACCGAGCGGGCCGTCGAGGCGCGCCGCGCGGAGGCCGCCGAGGAACTGACGCGGCTGCACACCGAGGCCGAGGAGCGGCTCGCCGCCGCCGAGCAGGCGCTGAGCGACGCGCGCGAGGAGGCCGAGCGGATCCGCCGCGAGGCGTCCGAGGAGAGCGAGCGGCTGCGCACCGAGGCCGCCGAACGGATCCGTACGCTCCGGCAGCAGGCCGAGCAGGAGGCCGAGCGGCTCCGCGACGAGGCCGCCGCGGACGCCTCGGCGTCCCGCGCGGAGGGCGAGGCCGTCGCCGTGCGGCTGCGGTCGGAGGCCGCGGCCGAGGCGGAGCGGCTGAAGTCGGAGGCGCAGGACAGCGCCGACCGGATGCGCGCGGAGGCGCAGGCGGCCGCCGAGAGGATCGGCACGGAGGCGTCCGAGACGCTGGCGGCAGCGCAGGAGGAGGCGGCCCGGCGGCGCCGGGAGGCCGAGGAACTGCTCGGCGCGGCCCGCGAGGAGGCCGACCAGGAGCGCGAGCGGGCCCGGGAGCAGAGCGAGGAGCTGCTGGCGTCGGCGCGCACCCGCGTCGAGGAGGCGCAGGCCGAGGCCGTACGGCTGGTCGAGGAGGCGGACCGCCGCGCCACGGAGATGGTGTCGGCGGCCGAGCAGCACGCCCAGCAGGTGCGGGACTCCGTCGCGGGGCTGCACGAGCAGGCGCAGGAGGAGATCGCCGGGCTGCGCAGCGCCGCCGAGCACGCGGCGGAGCGCACCCGCCGCGAGGCCGAGGAGGAGGCGGACCGGGTCCGCACCGACGCCTACGCGGAGCGGGAGCGGGCGAGCGAGGACGCGAGCCGGCTGCGGCGCGAGGCGCGGGAGGAGACGGAGGACGCCAAGGCGCTGGCCGAGCGGACCGTCTCGGAGGCGATCACGGAGGCCGACCGGATCCGTTCGGAGGTCTCCGAGTACGCGCAGCGGATGCGCACCGAGGCGTCCGACGCGGTCGCCGAGGCCGAGCAGGCCGCCGCGCGTACCCGGGCGGACGCCCGCGAGGACGCCAACCGGATCCGTTCGGACGCGGCGACGCAGGCGGACACGCTCATCACCGAGGCGCGCAGCGAGGCGGAGCGGCTCACCGAAGAGACCATCACGGAGACCGACCGGCTGCGTACCGAGACGGTCGCCGAGGCCGAGCGGGTGCGCTCGGAGTCGGTCGCCAAGGCGGAGAAGCTGATCGCGGACGCCACCGGTGACGCGGAGCGGCTGCGGGCCGAGGCCGCGGAGACGGTCGGGTCGGCGCAGCAGCACGCGGAGCGGATCCGGCGGGACGCCGAGCGGGTCAAGGCGGACGCCGAGACCGAGGTCGAGCGGCTGGTGTCCGGTGCGCGCGAGGAGGCCGAGCGGACGCTGGACGAGGCCCGCAAGGAGGCCAACAAGCGGCGTTCGGAGGCGGCCGAGCAGGTCGACACCCTCATCACGGAGACCACCGCCGAGGCGGACAAGCTGCTCACCGAGGCGCAGCAGCAGGCGCTGAAGACCACGGCCGACGCCGAGTCGCAGGCCGACACCATGGTCGGCGCGGCCCGCAGCGAGGCCGACCGGCTGGTGGGCCAGGCCCGGGTCGAGGGCAACTCGCTGGTGGAGAAGGCGCGTACGGACGCCGACGAGCTGCTGGTCGGCGCGCGCCGGGACGCGACCCAGATCCGGGAGCGCGCCGAGGAGCTGCGCGACCGCATCACGACCGAGATCGAGGAGCTGCACCAGCGGGCCCGCCGCGAGGCGGCGGAGACGATGAAGTCCGCCGGCGACCGCTGCGACGCGCTGATCAAGGCGGCCGAGGAGCAGCTGGCGAAGGCGGAGGCCAAGGCGAAGGAGATCGTCTCCGAGGCCAACTCCGAGGCGGGCAAGGTGCGGATCGCCGCCGTGAAGAAGGCCGAGGGTCTTCTGAAGGAGGCGGAGCAGAAGAAGGCCACGCTCGTGAAGGAGGCCGAGGAGCTGAAGGCCGAGGCGGTGCGCGAGGCACGGCGTACGGTCGAGGAGGGCAAGCGCGAGCTGGAGGTCCTCGTACGGCGCCGCGAGGACATCAACGCGGAGATCTCGCGTGTCCAGGACGTCCTGGAGGCCCTGGAGTCCTTCGAAGCCCCGGGCGGCGGCAAGGACAACGGCGTCAAGGCGGGGGCCGCGGCGGGTGCTACCCGTACGGGTGGCAAGTCAGGCGACAGCTAG
- the meaB gene encoding methylmalonyl Co-A mutase-associated GTPase MeaB, with translation MQDVSTLVAQAREGRPRAVARLISLVEGASPQLREVMATLAPLTGNAYVVGLTGSPGVGKSTSTSALVTAYRKQGKRVGVLAVDPSSPFSGGALLGDRVRMSEHASDPGVYIRSMATRGHLGGLAWAAPQAIRVLDAAGCDVILVETVGVGQSEVEIASQADTSVVLLAPGMGDGIQAAKAGILEIGDVYVVNKADRDGADATARELNHMLGLGESRGPGDWRPPIVKTVAARQEGVDEVVEALEKHRAWMEERGVLAERRQARAAREVETIAVTALRERIGDLHGDRRLGALAERIVTGQLDPYRAADELVEGLTGN, from the coding sequence ATGCAGGACGTCTCCACTCTGGTGGCCCAGGCCAGAGAGGGCAGGCCACGGGCCGTGGCCCGGCTGATCTCCCTGGTGGAGGGGGCGTCCCCGCAGCTCAGGGAGGTCATGGCGACTCTCGCGCCGCTCACCGGCAACGCCTACGTGGTCGGCCTCACCGGCTCCCCGGGCGTCGGCAAGTCGACGTCCACCTCGGCGCTGGTGACCGCGTACCGCAAACAGGGCAAGCGGGTCGGCGTCCTGGCCGTCGACCCGTCCTCCCCCTTCTCCGGTGGCGCCCTTCTGGGTGACCGCGTCCGGATGTCGGAGCACGCCTCCGACCCGGGCGTCTACATCCGCTCCATGGCCACCCGCGGCCACCTCGGCGGCCTCGCCTGGGCCGCGCCGCAGGCCATCCGCGTCCTGGACGCGGCCGGCTGCGACGTGATCCTGGTGGAGACGGTGGGCGTCGGCCAGTCGGAGGTGGAGATCGCCTCCCAGGCCGACACCTCCGTGGTCCTCCTCGCCCCCGGCATGGGCGACGGCATCCAGGCCGCCAAGGCCGGAATCCTGGAGATCGGCGACGTCTACGTCGTCAACAAGGCCGACCGCGACGGGGCGGACGCCACCGCCCGCGAGCTGAACCACATGCTGGGCCTCGGCGAGTCCCGTGGCCCCGGCGACTGGCGCCCCCCGATCGTCAAGACGGTCGCCGCCCGCCAGGAGGGCGTCGACGAGGTCGTCGAGGCGCTGGAGAAGCACCGTGCCTGGATGGAGGAGCGGGGGGTCCTCGCGGAGCGCCGCCAGGCGCGTGCCGCCCGCGAGGTCGAGACCATCGCGGTCACGGCCCTCCGCGAACGCATCGGCGACCTCCACGGAGACCGCCGCCTGGGGGCGCTCGCGGAACGTATCGTCACGGGTCAGCTCGACCCGTACCGGGCGGCGGACGAGCTGGTGGAAGGACTCACCGGCAACTGA
- a CDS encoding cellulose-binding protein has protein sequence MSDTSPYGFELVRRGYDRAQVDERISKLVSDRDSALARITALEKRIEELHLETQNAQAQVNDAEPSYAGLGARVEKILRLAEEEAKDLREEARRAAEQHRELAESAAQQVRNDAEAYAAERKSKAEDEGVRIVEKAQGEASQLRSDAQKDAQSKREEADALFEETRAKAAQAAADFETNLAKRREQSERDLASRQAKAEKRLAEIEHRAEQLRLEAEKLRTDAERRARQTVETAQRQAEDIVADANAKADRIRSESERELAALTNRRDSINAQLTNVREMLATLTGAAVAATGAPATEDEPISRGVPAQQSR, from the coding sequence ATGAGCGACACTTCCCCCTACGGCTTCGAGCTTGTGCGGCGTGGGTACGACCGCGCTCAGGTGGACGAACGTATCTCCAAGCTCGTCTCCGACCGTGACAGCGCTCTCGCCCGCATCACCGCTCTGGAAAAGCGCATCGAAGAGCTCCACCTCGAGACGCAGAACGCCCAGGCCCAGGTCAACGACGCGGAGCCGTCGTACGCGGGTCTCGGCGCGCGCGTGGAGAAGATCCTCCGCCTCGCCGAGGAGGAGGCGAAGGACCTGCGCGAGGAGGCCCGGCGCGCGGCCGAGCAGCACCGCGAGCTCGCCGAGTCGGCCGCCCAGCAGGTGCGGAACGACGCCGAGGCCTACGCCGCCGAGCGCAAGTCCAAGGCGGAGGACGAGGGCGTCCGGATCGTCGAGAAGGCCCAGGGCGAGGCCTCGCAGCTGCGTTCCGACGCGCAGAAGGACGCCCAGTCCAAGCGCGAGGAGGCGGACGCCCTCTTCGAGGAGACCCGCGCCAAGGCCGCCCAGGCCGCGGCCGACTTCGAGACGAACCTGGCCAAGCGGCGCGAGCAGTCCGAGCGCGACCTCGCCTCGCGTCAGGCCAAGGCGGAGAAGCGCCTCGCGGAGATCGAGCACCGCGCGGAGCAGCTGCGCCTGGAGGCCGAGAAGCTGCGTACCGACGCCGAGCGCCGGGCCCGCCAGACGGTGGAGACCGCCCAGCGCCAGGCCGAGGACATCGTGGCCGACGCCAACGCCAAGGCCGACCGGATCCGTTCGGAGTCCGAGCGTGAGCTCGCCGCGCTGACCAACCGCCGCGACTCGATCAACGCCCAGCTGACGAACGTCCGCGAGATGCTGGCGACCCTCACGGGTGCCGCGGTCGCCGCCACCGGCGCGCCCGCCACCGAGGACGAGCCGATCTCCCGCGGCGTCCCGGCCCAGCAGTCCCGGTAA